A stretch of Arachis hypogaea cultivar Tifrunner chromosome 15, arahy.Tifrunner.gnm2.J5K5, whole genome shotgun sequence DNA encodes these proteins:
- the LOC112748668 gene encoding WRKY transcription factor SUSIBA2-like isoform X1, which translates to MVNRARNFDNLPSLRHFEDLMVTPLALTVYHGESAGAVTEGAPELLPKEKDSEGGEGGKKQGQQGKASEGEERASESPCETESQRGVMKSSDKPPKGSNSGTLAAESPVVNNRSDAELQGSPATPNMDVKDERVSISDGYSWRMYGQKQVKSPTGSRSYYRCTHSECSAKKIECNDDVGRVIDVVYKSQHSHDPPHKPNSTRESKLVSSDGASMDRKW; encoded by the exons ATGGTCAATAGAGCGAGAAACTTTGACAACCTCCCCTCGCTGCGCCATTTTGAGGATTTGATGGTGACTCCCTTGGCGCTCACCGTCTATCACGGAGAGAGCGCCGGAGCTGTCACGGAGGGAGCGCCGGAGCTTCTCCCGAAAGAGAAGGATTCAGAAGGCGGCGAAGGTGGAAAGAAACAAGGACAACAAGGGAAGGCGTCAGAGGGAGAAGAACGAGCTAGCGAATCGCCTTGTGAAACTGAGTCGCAGCGCGGCGTGATGAAAAGTTCAGATAAACCTCCGAAGGGGTCAAATTCAGGAACCCTAGCTGCTGAATCACCTGTTGTGAACAATCGGAGTGATG CAGAATTGCAGGGGAGCCCTGCTACGCCGAATATGGATGTCAAAGATGAAA GGGTTTCAATTTCTGATGGTTACAGTTGGCGGATGTATGGTCAGAAGCAAGTGAAGAGTCCCACAGGATCTCGAAGCTATTACAGGTGTACTCATTCAGAATGTTCTGCAAAGAAGATTGAATGCAATGATGATGTGGGTCGTGTAATAGATGTTGTTTATAAAAGTCAACACAGTCATGATCCCCCACATAAGCCCAATTCTACAAGGGAAAGTAAGTTAGTGTCTTCCGATGGCGCAAGTATGGACAGAAAATGGTGA
- the LOC112748668 gene encoding WRKY transcription factor SUSIBA2-like isoform X2 → MVNRARNFDNLPSLRHFEDLMVTPLALTVYHGESAGAVTEGAPELLPKEKDSEGGEGGKKQGQQGKASEGEERASESPCETESQRGVMKSSDKPPKGSNSGTLAAESPVVNNRSDELQGSPATPNMDVKDERVSISDGYSWRMYGQKQVKSPTGSRSYYRCTHSECSAKKIECNDDVGRVIDVVYKSQHSHDPPHKPNSTRESKLVSSDGASMDRKW, encoded by the exons ATGGTCAATAGAGCGAGAAACTTTGACAACCTCCCCTCGCTGCGCCATTTTGAGGATTTGATGGTGACTCCCTTGGCGCTCACCGTCTATCACGGAGAGAGCGCCGGAGCTGTCACGGAGGGAGCGCCGGAGCTTCTCCCGAAAGAGAAGGATTCAGAAGGCGGCGAAGGTGGAAAGAAACAAGGACAACAAGGGAAGGCGTCAGAGGGAGAAGAACGAGCTAGCGAATCGCCTTGTGAAACTGAGTCGCAGCGCGGCGTGATGAAAAGTTCAGATAAACCTCCGAAGGGGTCAAATTCAGGAACCCTAGCTGCTGAATCACCTGTTGTGAACAATCGGAGTGATG AATTGCAGGGGAGCCCTGCTACGCCGAATATGGATGTCAAAGATGAAA GGGTTTCAATTTCTGATGGTTACAGTTGGCGGATGTATGGTCAGAAGCAAGTGAAGAGTCCCACAGGATCTCGAAGCTATTACAGGTGTACTCATTCAGAATGTTCTGCAAAGAAGATTGAATGCAATGATGATGTGGGTCGTGTAATAGATGTTGTTTATAAAAGTCAACACAGTCATGATCCCCCACATAAGCCCAATTCTACAAGGGAAAGTAAGTTAGTGTCTTCCGATGGCGCAAGTATGGACAGAAAATGGTGA